One Methylocystis iwaonis genomic window, GCCGGCGGCGCATGCAGGCGTTGACTTGCTCGGCCGCGTGGCGGCGCCGCGACTGGCGCACATAGGCGTAGAGGACCGCAAGCAGCATCGCGGTCGTCAGGGCGAAGACGATGGCGTAATGCGCGGCGACGGTGCGCCATTCGCCGAGCACATTCTCCAGCGGATAGATCATCGCCACCTGGCCATAGGGGGCCGGGAGCTTTTGCACCGTGGCGAGCGCGGGCGCGCCGTCGGGCAAAGTAACGCGCATGACGCCCGCCTTGTCGGCGAATGCGGTCAGCGCCTGCTCGGCGCCGAGCACGTCGGTGAGCGTGACGCTCTTGCCGTCGATCGGCGGAAAGGCCGCCGCGACATGGCCGCTATCGTCAGTGACGAGAACGCGCCGCCCGCGCGCCATGGCGCGGCCGGGCAGGATCTTGTTCAAGGGCTGCGCGAGCAATTTCGCGTCGGCCTGGATCTGTTCATAAAGGTCGTGGCGCACGACGCGCGCAAAGACCTCGAGATCGGCGATCGCATCCTGGACAAGCTGATCCTGCATGGAGTGGACCAGCGTCACGGCGAAGGCGGCAAGCGACGCGAGGCAGATGACGGAGACAATGAAAGCCGCCCGCTTCAGCCAGGGGCTTTCTCTCGTCTCCTTCTCGCCATTGCCGTCGAAACGATAAGCGCCCCACACCGTTTCCGCGTGACTCATCGCACGAGCTGCGGTGACGCGCGCCATCCAATTCTCCGAAATCTGGCGATCCTGAAACCGAGCGATTGCGCGCTCGAATCACCTTCATTCGAATCCTTTGGGCGCAAATTGTCCAGATGCTTAATGAGCGGTTAACGCCTTTGGTAAGTTTCAAGCGAGCGCGCGCGTCGCAATGTCTTTCGTGTCTGCGGAAAGACCTTCCTGCGCAACGATCCGGCGCAAACGCGCCTCGATCAAAGCGCGCCGCCGCGGCTCCATCGTTCGCCAGGAGCGCAGCGACGAGAGAAGCCGCGCGGCGACCTGCGGGTTCTTGGGATCGAGCTCCAGAATGATCTTCGTGAGAAGATCGTAGCCGGAGCCGTCGAGCGCATGGAAGCGGGTGAGATTGGCGTTGGCGAACACGCCGATCAGCGAGCGCACGCGATTGGGATTGCTCAGCGAGAAGTCGGGATGCGACATGAGGTCGATGACGCGCTGCGTCGTTGCGGGTTCGGGGATCGTCGCCTGCAGCGCGAACCATTTGTCGATGACGAGCGCGTCGCCCTCGAACTGCGCGTAAAAGGCCGCGAAAGCTTTTTCGCGCGCGTCGCCGCCGAGAAGCGCCAGGAGCGCGAGCGCGGCGAGACGATCGGTCATATTGCCGGCTGCGGCGAATTGACTCTCCGCCAGCGCCGAGCCTTTCGCCGGGTCGCCGGCGGCGACGAGATCGAGCGCGACGGTTTTCAGCGAGCGGCGGCCGGCGCTGGCGGCGTCGGGGCTATAGGGGCTGGCCTCAGAGAGGCGCGCATAGATCGCTTCCGCCTCAGAGGCCAGCGCGCGGCCGATCTCCTCGAGCAGTCCGAAGCGTGCGGCGAAGAGTTCGTCGGGGTCGACGTTCGAGCCCGCTTCGCGCGCGAGATCGGTTTCCGAGGGGAGCGACAGCGCCTGGGCGGCGAAGGCGGGATCGGCGTCGGCGCCGCTCAGGATCGTGCGCAGCGCCGCGACATAGCCCGGGGCCGAGGGCAGCGGCGCGCCGGCGCGGGCGGCGTCGACGCGCGCGAAGATCGCCCGCAGCGCCAGGCTTTGCGCCGCCTGCCAACGGTTGAAGGGATCGTCGTCACAGGCGAGCAGCTTTTCGAGATCGGCGCTCGCGGGCGCCGGTTCCAGCCGCACGGGCGCGGAGAAGCCCCGCAACGCCGAGACGACCGGTTGGGAGGGAATGTTCTTGAAGGTGACGGTTCTGGTTGAGTCGGACAGCTCGAACAGTCCGCGCGCCAATTCGTCGGGACGCGCATCCGCGCTTTCGAGGTCGAGCTTTTCGCCGTTCTGGCCGAAGAGCGCGAGGGCGACGGGAATGACGGCCGGCTTTTTCTCCTGCTGGCCCGGCGTCGGCGCGATCTCCTGACGCAGCGTCAAAGCAAAGGTCTTCGCGTTCTGGTCGTAAGAGCCTTCTGTCGAGAGCACGGGCGTGCCGGCCTGGCTGTACCAGAGCGCGAAATGCGAGAGGTCGCGACCGGAAGCCTCGGCGAAGCAGGACAGGAAATCCTCGACCGTCGCCGCCGTGCCGTCGAAGCGTTCGAAGTAAATATCCATGCCGCGGCGGAAGCAATCGTCGCCGATCAGCGTGCGCAGCATGCGGACGATCTCGGCGCCTTTCTCATAGACGGTCGCCGTGTAGAAGTTGTTGATCTCGTGATAGACCTCCGGCCGCACCGGATGCGCCAGCGGACCGGCGTCTTCCGGGAATTGCGCCAGCCGCAGGCCGCGCACGTCGCCGATGCGCTCGACCGCGCGCGAGCGCATGTCGGCGGAAAATTCCTGATCGCGGAAGACGGTGAGCCCTTCCTTGAGGCAGAGCTGGAACCAGTCGCGGCAGGTGATGCGGTTGCCCGTCCAATTGTGAAAATATTCGTGCGCGATCACCGCCTCGATGCCGGCGTAATCGACGTCGGTCGCGGTCTCGGGCGAAGCGAGCACATATTTGTCGTTGAAGATATTGAGGCCCTTGTTCTCCATCGCGCCCATGTTGAAATCGGAGACGGCGACGATGTTGAAGACGTCGAGATCATATTCGCGGCCGAACTTCTCCTCGTCCCAACGCATGGAGCGCTTCAGCGCATCCATGGCGTATTCGGCGCGCGCCTCCTTGCCATGCTCGACGTGAATGGCGAGCGTCACCTGACGCCCCGACGTCGTCTTGAAATGATCGCGCACCACGCCGAGGTCGCCGCCGACGAGCGCGAAGAGATAAGAGGGCTTGGGGAAAGGGTCGCGCCAGACGGCGTAATGGCGGCCGCCGGGAAGGTCTCCCGTCTCGCCGGGATTGCCATTGGAAAGCAGGATCGGCGCCTCGCTCTTATCGGCGTCGATGCGGGTCGTGTAGACGCTGAGCACGTCGGGACGGTCGAGGAAATAAGTGATGCGGCGGAAGCCTTCCGCTTCGCATTGCGTGCAATAGGCCGAGCCCGAGCGATAGAGTCCCGAGAGCTGGGTATTGGCGGTCGGGTCCACCCGCGTCTCGATCTCGAGCGTGAAGGGCGCCTCGGGAACCGCCGTGAGGGTGAGCTGGTCGGGCGTCGCCGTATAGTCCTGCGCGCCGAGCGGGCGCCCGTCGACCTTGACGCCGACCAGCGTCAGCTCGTCGCCGTCGAGGACGAGCGGCGCGCCGGGCGCGCCCTTGGGATTGCGGCGCAGCGCGAGCCGCGCCACCACCTTGGTCTCCGTCCGGTGAAGGGAAATATCGAGCGCCACAGTGTCGATCAGAAAGTCGGCGGGGCGATAGTCTGCAAGGCGGACGGCGACATTGGAGGGGTGGCGCATGAAAACCTCTAGGCAGGGAATCGGAGCTTCGGACGAATATAGGCGGCTATGCAAGATTTGCGACCGGCCGCGCCCGCGCCAGGGCGGCGGGGTGACGAATTTTTAATTGGAAACTCACGGCAAAGATTTGGTAGGCCTTGAGCCGGCGGCCATTGGCGGGCAAAGTCGCCCCGAGCTTCCTCCGATCCGCCGACCGACGCCTTCGCTCGCTTGGCGCCGTTTTCGCTCTAAGCCGGTGCGTCTCTCCCCATGTGGCGAAAGCTTTTCCTGACTCTCGTTCTCGCGGCTGGCGGCGCGCCGGACGCTTTCGGCGCGCCGCCAGCCGCGGCGCCTCAGGAGATTCTCGTGCCGCTCAGCGAGGAGCAGATACGCGCCGCTGGCGTCGAGACGCAGCCGGTCGAAGCGGAAACCGGGGCCGGAGAGATCGTCGTGCCGGGCGTTGTGACCGTGCCGCCGCAGCAGCTCCGCGTTGTCGCCGCGCCGGCCGCGGGCCTTGTCGAGACCCTGCTCGTCGCGCCCGACGAGGATGTGAAGGAGGGCGATCCGATTGCGACGCTGCGCTCCTCGGAGCTGGTCGAGGCGCAGCGGGCCTTTCTGCACGCCGTCTCCGACGCCGATCTCGCCACCGAGAAGCTGCGCCGGGACGAGCAGCTCTTCAAGGAGCGCATCATCGCCGAGCGGCGGCTCATCATCACCCGCGCCGAAGCCGTCCAGGCCCGCGCGACATTGGAGGAGCGGGGCCAGATCCTCACCCTTTCCGGCATGAGCGAGGCCGATGTCGCGCAATTGCGCAAGGACCGCAAGCTCGCGAGCGCGCTTCTGGTGCGCGCGCCGATCAGCGGAACCATCCTGCAGCGGCACGGCACGACGGGCGAACGCGTGCAGGCCTCGGCGCCGCTCGTCACCATTGCGCGCCTCGACCCCATCTGGGTCAATCTGCAGGCGCCGCTCGGCCGCGTCGCGGCGCTCGGGAGCGTCGATCGCGTGCTTCTGCCGTCGATCGATCTCGCGGGCCGCCTCATTCGCGTCGGTCACACCGTCGACCAGGCCACGCAATCGGTGACGGCGGTGGCGGAGTTCCACCCCGGGAAAAGCTCCTTGCGGCCGGGGCAGGCGCTGCAGGCGATCCTGCACGTGAAAGGCGCCGACGCCTCACAGTGGCGCGTGTCCGCCGACGCCGTGGCGAGCTATCTCAACCATAGCTGGGTCTTCGTGCGTTCCCCTCAGGGCTTCCGCGCCGTACCGGTGACGCTCGTCTCCGAGACGCCGCAGTTCGCCTCGGTGCAGGGAGAGCTCGCGGTCGGCCAGCGCGTGGCCGTGCATGGTCTTCTGACGCTCCTCGCCGAACTCGCGAAGACCGAGAGCCCATGACGACATGCTAGAGCAGTTGATCCACTTCTCGCTGCGTCAGCGGCTGATTACCTTCCTTTGCGCGCTCTTTGTCGCCGCCTGGGGCGCCGTGAGCTATCTGAAGCTCCCGATCGACGCTTTTCCCGACGTCGCGCCCGTGCAGGTTCTTGTCGCCATGCGCGCCCCGGGCCTGACGCCCGAAGAGCTGGAGGCGCGCGTCACCGCGCCGATCGAAATCGCCGCCAAGGGCATTCCCTCGCTGACGCATATGCGCTCGACGACGCGCTATTCGATCGCGCTGATCACCTTCGAATTCGCGGAGGGGACGGATATTTACTGGGCGCGCGCGCAGGTCAACGAGCGCCTCTCGCAAGTCCAGGATCAATTGCCGGCGGGCGCATCCGGAGGGCTGGCGCCCATCGTCACGCCGCTCGGCGAGATGGTGATGTTCACCATCGTCGGCGGCGATCTCACGCCGAAGGAGCAGAGAAGCCTCTTCGATTTCACCATCCGCCCGGCGATACGCGGCCTGCCCGGCGTCGCCGATCTCAATGTTCTCGGCGGCTATGTGCGCACCTTCGAGGTGGCGCCGTCGCCCTCGGCCATGGCGGCGCGCGGCGTCACGGTCGAGATGCTGGAATCGGCGCTCAAGGACAATAATAGAAACGACGGCGCCGGCCGCGTGCAGGACGGCGAGGAAGCGCTGCTGGTGCGCGCCGAGGGAAGGCTGCGCTCGCTGGAGGATATTCGTTCGGTCGTGATCGCGGCGCGCCCCACCGGCGTCGTTCGCGTCGGCGACGTGGCGGAAGTGCGCAACGGCGCCCTGCCGCGCAACGGCGTCGTCAGCCGCAACGGCCAGGAAGAGGCGGTCTGGGGGCTGGTTCTGGGCCTGCGCGGCGCCGACGCGCGCACGGTCGTTTCCGGGGTGAAGACGCGGCTCGCCGAGCTTGCGCCGACGCTGCCCAAGGGCGTGACGATCGAGATTTTCTACGATCGCAGCGAGCTGATCGGCAAAGCCGTCTGGACCGTTCAGAAGGTGCTGATCGAGGCCATTGTGCTGGTGGTGATCCTGCTGGTTCTGTTTCTCGGCAATCTCCGCGCGGCGCTCGTGGTTTCGGTGATCCTGCCGCTTGCGGCGCTCGCCACCTTCGGCGTCATGAGATGGTGGGGGCTCTCGGCCAATATCATGTCGCTCGGCGGTCTCGCGATCGCCATCGGCCTTCTCGTCGACTGCGCCGTCGTCGTCGTCGAGAATGTCGAGCATCGGCTCGCGGACGCGCATGACGCAAGCTTCGCTGACCGCGTGTTCATGACTTTCGAGGCGACGCGCGAAGTGGCGCCGCCGCTTGTCTCGGGCGTCGTCATCATCGTCACGGTGTTCCTGCCGCTGCTGTCGCTCGAAGGGCTGGAGGGACGGCTTTTTGCGCCGGTCGCGCTCACCATCGCCTTTGCCCTGGGCTCGGCCTTGCTGCTTTCTCTCACCGTCGTTCCGGCGCTCAGCGCCACCCTGCTGCGGCCCGGCCACGGTGGGGAGCCGTGGCTCGTCCGCAAAATCGCCGCGATCTACGAGCCGCTTTTGCAGCGCGCGCTGGCGCGGCCGCTCGTCGTCGCGGCCATCGCTCTGGGCGGGCTTGCGATCGCTGGCGTGGCGGGGTCGAGAATCGGCCAGACCTTCATGCCGGTGATGAACGAGGGCACGCCTGTCATTACCATCCGCAAACATCCGACGATCAGCGTCGCCGTCGCGGCGGAAACCGACCGCCGCATTCAGCGCGAGATCATGACGAAAGTGCCGGAGGTGAAAGGCATGATGGCGCGCGCCGGCGCCGATGAGCTCGGCATCGATCCGGTCGGCCTCAACGAGACCGATAATTTCCTCACCCTCGCGCCGCAGAAGGAATGGCGCGGGCGCGGCATGGACTGGCTCCTGGACGAGATCAGAGCCGTGCTCGACGGCATCCCGGGCATTTCCTACGCTTTCTCGCAACCCATCGACATGCGCGTGCAGGAGATGATCATCGGCGCGCGCGGCGATGTGGTGGTGAAGATCTTCGGCGACGACATCAACGAGTTGAACCGCCTCGCGCGCGACGTCGCGGCGCAGTTGAAGACGATCCCCGGCGCGCGCGACGTGTTCGCGCTACAGAACGACGGGATGCGTTATCTGACGGCGCGCGTCGACAGGCTGGCGGCGGGGCGTTTCGGTCTCGACGCCAGTGATATTCAGGACGCCTTGCGCGTCTGGGTCGACGGGCAACAGGTCGGCATCGTGCTCGAAGGGCCCATTCGCACGCCGCTGGTCGTGCGCGGCTCCGAAACCTCGCGGCGCTCCTCCGTCGATTTCGCGCGCCTGCCGATGGTGTCGAACGACGGGAAGGTCGTCGAGCTGTCTCAGCTTGCCGACGTAAAGATCGAGAACGGCCCCATTCAGGTCATTCGCGAGGAAGGCCGACGCTTCGCGACGGTGCTCGCCAATGTCGAGGGCCGCGATCTCGTCGGCTTCGTCGACGACGCCAAAACCGCGGTGGCGCATCATGTGACGACGCCAAGGGGCTACGCCTATCAATGGGGCGGCCAGTTCGAGAACCAGCAGCGCGCGTCGGCGCGCCTTGCGATCGTCGTGCCCATCGCGCTCGCTTTGATCTTCCTGCTGCTCTACTTCACCTTCAATTCCGCGCTGCAGGCGACGCTCGTCTTTTGCAACGTGCCTTTCGCGGCGATCGGCGGCATTCTCGCGCTCTGGCTCTCCGGAGAGTTTCTCTCCGTGCCGGCCTCGGTCGGCTTCATCGCGCTCATCGGCATTGCGGTGCTGAACGGCGTGGTGCTCATCTCCTACATCAACAAGCTGATGGCCGAGGGCGTGGGGACGACGCGCGACGCCGTGGTCGAGGGCGCGCGCCGCCGCATGCGTCCGGTGACTCTCACGGCGACGATCGCCGCTTTCGGCCTCATCCCCTTCCTCTTCGCGACGGGGCCGGGCGCCGAGATCCAGCGCCCGCTGGCGATCGTCGTTATCGGCGGCCTCATCACGGCGACCACGCTGACGCTCGTGCTGCTGCCGATCCTCTACGATCGGGCCATGAGCTGGCGCTTGCGCAGGAAGCGCAACAGCATCGCCGTGCAGAGAACGGCTTCGCTATGACCGGCGCGCCGCTTCTCGCCGCTTTGATACTCGGGCTCGCGGGCCCCGCCTTCGCCGCGCCGCAGCCGCGCGGCGAAGTGACGGCGAGAAACATCGACGGCGCCAGCCAAAAGAAGAGCAAGAAGCCGCTCGGCCATGCGCTGGTGCGCCATCTCGACATGGCGGTGGCGATCGACGCGCAGAGCAGGGCGCTGGCGGCGCAATTCGGCGCGGTCTCGGCGCGCTACGCCACGACGCGCTCGATCTCGCCCGGCTCGCCTTATATCGGCGGAACGCAGCGCAACGCCGTCGCCGGCAATCTGCGTAACTACAATGAGACGGAGATCGAGGCGGGCCTGCCGCTCTGGCTGCCCGGCCAGCGCGACGCGCTGGAGGCGACCGTCTCGAGCGGCGTCATCGAGATCGAGGAAAAGATCGGCCTGCGCCGGCTCGACGTCGCGGGGCTTTTGCGCGACGCCTGGTGGACGGCGCAGCGCACGGCGCGAGAGACGACCGTGGCGCGCAACCGCGTCGCAACGGCGCGCGAGATCGGCTCCGACATGACCCGGCGCGTGGAACTCGGCGAAGCGGCGCAGGCCGACGCGCTGCTGGCGAAGAATGAATTGCTCGCCGCCGAGACAGAACTCGCGCAGGCGGAAGGCGCCGAAAAAGTCGCGCGCGTAAACTATGCGGCGCTTACCGGCGGCGCGACGCCGGATGGCGCGCTCGAATCGATCAAGCCCCCGGGCGACATCGAGGATCATCCGGCGCTACGCGCGCCGCTCGCCGCGCTGCGCCGCGCCGAGACCCAATTGCAGCTCGTCGAGGCGACGCCGATCGACAATCCGGATGTCGGCGTTTTCGGCCGTCAGGAGCATAATCGGCAATATTCGACCGACCCGTCGCAGTCGGTGACGGATCAGCGCACGGACGCAACGACCGTCGGCGTGCGCATTCGCATACCGCTCCCGACCGAAGGCCGGCAGGCGCCGCGCCAGGCCGAGGCGCTCGCCGAAATGACGCGGGCGCGGGCTGAATATGAGAAGGCCGAGCGCGTCGTTCTCGCCGACATAAAGGCGGCGCGCGCCAATCTCGCCGCCGCGCAGAAGGCCGCGGGCCTCGCCAACAAGCGCCTCTCGGTCGCCAATGAGCAGTTCGAGCTCTCGCGCAAATCCTTCGCGCTCGGCGAGATCAGCGCCTTCGATCTCTACCGCGTGCGGCAATTGCAGTTAGATGCGCAGCGCGCGCAAGCCAGCGCCTCGGTGAATGTGGGCGCGGCGGTATCGCGGGTAAATCAGGCGCAGGGTTACGCGCCGTGATGGGGCATTGCGAGCGAAACACGCCGGTCGCTTGATTGCGACGGTGTAGATCGCTGGGACACTCGGCTGAGCCATGCCCGTCATTGCGAGCGGAGCGAAGCAATCCAGGGCCACATCGCTGCCCTAGATTGCTTCGTCGCTTCGCTCCTCGCAATGACGGTTCTCTACGGCTTGGCCAATCCATTGCTGTTGATGAAATCAACCACCTCCGCCGTTTCCGACGCCGCGCGCCGCGTCGCCGTCGCCTCGAGCTTGCCGGGGCGCAGGAAGGACGGGAACCAGCCGAGATTGCGCACGTTCCATTTTTCCTGGGGCAGCGCCGCCGGATCGACGCCAGGAATCCTGGCGTTTTTCAAGAGATCCATCGCGCGGCGCGTATCGGTGTGGCAACTCACGCAGTCGGTGTTGAAGAAATGGCTGCGGGCCGGATCGGCGATGAGATCGACGGTTTCTTGAATTTTCTTGATGGTGGCGGGGTTGGAGATTTTAGCGTCGCCGAGGTCGAAGAGTTCGGCGGTCGCGAGCCCCTTGCGTTGCGCCACCGGCAGCGCCGCCTCGCCCGCAGGCAGCGCCGCGTTCTTGCAGGTGATGGGATTGAGATTATTGGGCGCCGGCGTCGGGATGACCTGATGCGGCGTCTCCAACACCGCAAGGCCCTCGGCGAATTGCTTGCCGTCGAGCGCCGGCCCGCGCACCGGAATGAAGCCGCCATTGGGCAATGAGGGAACGACGCCCGGCCCGACCGGCGCCATGGCCAGGAAAATCCAGGGCTCGGGCCCATTGTCGGCGAGCCCCATCACCGCCATGGCGCTGAGCTTTCCGCCCGTGAGATGGCGCTCGAGAACATTCACAAGCGCGTCGCGCAGCGGTTTCGCCGAGCGGCGATCGGCGAGGCCCGGATGCACGCCGAGCAGCTTCCCTTGCGTCGAGATTTTCACGGCGCCGAAGCGGCCGTTCGCGAGATCGTCGCGCAGACCGGCGAAGTCGCGCGCGACTTTCTTGAACGCGTCCATGTCCGGCTTGACGCGCGCCTGGCAGCCTTGTTCGGCGGGCGCGTCGAACCCGGCGGCGAAAGTGTAGACAAGATGCGCGGCGACGTCGTGAACCTGCACGGCGCCATTGGCTTGCGTCGTCACCGGCTGCAGGATGAAGCGCACTTGCGGAGATTGTCCGAATTGCTCGGTGACGCCGTGCGTGAGCCCGGGCGCGCCGGGGTCGATGCGCAAACCAGCGACACGCCATGCCTTGATGTCATGCGCCTCCTTGGGCAATTGCACATGATGGCTTCCGATCTGCGTCGCAGGGCCTTCGGCGTTGGCGAGGAATTGCGCAAAGGCGGCTGCGGGCCATAGGGCTTCGCGTTTCGAAGCGTCCTTCGGGTCTGGCGCAGTGAGATCGGCGATCGCGATCGTGTCGGCGAGGCCCTCGGCGTTTTTGGGCGGCGGGAAGAGCCAGGAGACGTCATCCGCCGACAGCGGCGCGCCTGCCGATGCGGTTGGAGCCGTTATCGCCGCTTGTGCGTGGCGCAGCTTGGCGGCATGAGTGGATGTCGAGGCTGCTGTCGCCAGTGCGAACACTGAGCACGCTAAGCGCGCACGAAAGCCGTTACGAAAATAATTGGAAGCCATCTCTCGCCCCTCATAAGGTTTTTCTTGAAACGCCGCGTTGCAAGCTAATGCGGTTGGGCGGCGACAGGCAAGGGCCAACGATGTTTCACATTCTGCGCGTCGCGCGCGCGTATCAGTCCTGCTTATTCAAAAACTGCATCACGCGCTCGATTGTCGGCTGGTCGAGCAGCAGCGGCGCGTGGCCTTGGCCGGGTACGGTATGACGTTCGAGCCTCGGCGCGCGTCGCGCCATTTCAGCGAAGGTTTCGATGGAGAGGATGTTCGAGGTCTCGCCGCGCAGCGCGAGTATGGGGTGCTGGGCGAGAGCCGCGAAGGCTTCCCACAAATCCTCGACCTCGCATTCCGGCGTGATGTCGTCGAGCGTATGCGCAAGCTCGGGATCGTAGCGCAGCGCGATCTTGCCGTCCCTTTCTTCGAAGGTCTGGCGCGCGAAGATTTCCCACTGCTCGGGCGTGATCGCGGGGAAGGCCACGCTTGCGGTCAGGCGCATCAGCGCGGCGGCGTCGCTCATTTTCTGGAGCGGCGGCATTTTGCCGACGTAGCCCTTGATCAGCAGCAGGCCTTTCTTTTCGATCACGGGGCCGATGTCGTTCAGGATCGCGGCGCTTATCAATCCCGGCCGGGCGCGCGCGAGGCGCATCGTGTGAAGCCCGCCGCGCGAGGTGCCGAAGAAGACGGCCCTGGCGACGCCGGCGTCGGCGAGAACGGCAAAGATGTCCTCTTCTTCGACGTCGGGATTGTAACGGCGCCAGTCCTTGTCCCACTCGGAGCGCCCGCGTCCGCGATAATCCAGCGCGAGCACGCGCCGGCCCGATTGCTGCGCCGCTTCGGCCACGAGGCAAAAATCATCCGCCGTGCGCGCGAGCCCCGGCAGGCACACGAACGGCAGCCGCGTCGCGGCCGGGCAGGGGTAGTCGCGATAATGCAGGCGCAGGCCATCGCGGGCGGTGATGAAATGGCTTTCGGGGGCGAAGGTCGAGCTCACGCAATTGCTCCAATGTCTCGCAGACTTTTACCGCGCCGGGCGGATTGCGCCAAACGCTGCTATTGCAGGAAGAACGCCGCAACGCCGACCTTTCTTGACTTCCCGCGCCGATGCAGCGAGTTTGCGCGCGCCCGAGAGGCCGCCGGGCGCCACCAATAACCGGCAGGAAATCCAACCGCTCATGCGCTCCTATCTCGACTTCGAAAAGCCCGTCGCCGAACTCGAAACCAAAGTGGAGGAGCTGCGGGCGCTGGCCGACAAGGGCGACGGCGTCTCGATCGCGGAGGAGCTCAGCAAGCTCGAGGCCAAGGCGGCGAAGGCGCTTGGCGATCTTTATGCAGTGTTGACGCCCTGGCAGAAGATTCAGGTCGCGCGCCATCCGCAGCGGCCGCATTTCTCGGATTACGTCAAGCAGCTCGTCACCGAGTTCACGCCGCTCGCGGGCGACAGGCTGTTTGGCGAGGACTCGGCCATTGTCGGCGGCTTCGGCCGTTTCAAGGGCGAATCCGTCTGCGTGATCGGCCAGGAGAAGGGCTCCGACACGGCGAGCCGGCTCGCGCATAATTTCGGCATGGCGCGGCCGGAGGGCTATCGCAAAGCCGTGCGGCTCATGGAGCTTGCCGATCGTTTCGGATTGCCGGTGATTTCGCTGGTCGACACGGCGGGCGCGTTTCCGGGCATCG contains:
- a CDS encoding efflux RND transporter periplasmic adaptor subunit, whose amino-acid sequence is MWRKLFLTLVLAAGGAPDAFGAPPAAAPQEILVPLSEEQIRAAGVETQPVEAETGAGEIVVPGVVTVPPQQLRVVAAPAAGLVETLLVAPDEDVKEGDPIATLRSSELVEAQRAFLHAVSDADLATEKLRRDEQLFKERIIAERRLIITRAEAVQARATLEERGQILTLSGMSEADVAQLRKDRKLASALLVRAPISGTILQRHGTTGERVQASAPLVTIARLDPIWVNLQAPLGRVAALGSVDRVLLPSIDLAGRLIRVGHTVDQATQSVTAVAEFHPGKSSLRPGQALQAILHVKGADASQWRVSADAVASYLNHSWVFVRSPQGFRAVPVTLVSETPQFASVQGELAVGQRVAVHGLLTLLAELAKTESP
- a CDS encoding alpha/beta fold hydrolase, whose amino-acid sequence is MSSTFAPESHFITARDGLRLHYRDYPCPAATRLPFVCLPGLARTADDFCLVAEAAQQSGRRVLALDYRGRGRSEWDKDWRRYNPDVEEEDIFAVLADAGVARAVFFGTSRGGLHTMRLARARPGLISAAILNDIGPVIEKKGLLLIKGYVGKMPPLQKMSDAAALMRLTASVAFPAITPEQWEIFARQTFEERDGKIALRYDPELAHTLDDITPECEVEDLWEAFAALAQHPILALRGETSNILSIETFAEMARRAPRLERHTVPGQGHAPLLLDQPTIERVMQFLNKQD
- the pepN gene encoding aminopeptidase N: MRHPSNVAVRLADYRPADFLIDTVALDISLHRTETKVVARLALRRNPKGAPGAPLVLDGDELTLVGVKVDGRPLGAQDYTATPDQLTLTAVPEAPFTLEIETRVDPTANTQLSGLYRSGSAYCTQCEAEGFRRITYFLDRPDVLSVYTTRIDADKSEAPILLSNGNPGETGDLPGGRHYAVWRDPFPKPSYLFALVGGDLGVVRDHFKTTSGRQVTLAIHVEHGKEARAEYAMDALKRSMRWDEEKFGREYDLDVFNIVAVSDFNMGAMENKGLNIFNDKYVLASPETATDVDYAGIEAVIAHEYFHNWTGNRITCRDWFQLCLKEGLTVFRDQEFSADMRSRAVERIGDVRGLRLAQFPEDAGPLAHPVRPEVYHEINNFYTATVYEKGAEIVRMLRTLIGDDCFRRGMDIYFERFDGTAATVEDFLSCFAEASGRDLSHFALWYSQAGTPVLSTEGSYDQNAKTFALTLRQEIAPTPGQQEKKPAVIPVALALFGQNGEKLDLESADARPDELARGLFELSDSTRTVTFKNIPSQPVVSALRGFSAPVRLEPAPASADLEKLLACDDDPFNRWQAAQSLALRAIFARVDAARAGAPLPSAPGYVAALRTILSGADADPAFAAQALSLPSETDLAREAGSNVDPDELFAARFGLLEEIGRALASEAEAIYARLSEASPYSPDAASAGRRSLKTVALDLVAAGDPAKGSALAESQFAAAGNMTDRLAALALLALLGGDAREKAFAAFYAQFEGDALVIDKWFALQATIPEPATTQRVIDLMSHPDFSLSNPNRVRSLIGVFANANLTRFHALDGSGYDLLTKIILELDPKNPQVAARLLSSLRSWRTMEPRRRALIEARLRRIVAQEGLSADTKDIATRALA
- a CDS encoding TolC family protein gives rise to the protein MTGAPLLAALILGLAGPAFAAPQPRGEVTARNIDGASQKKSKKPLGHALVRHLDMAVAIDAQSRALAAQFGAVSARYATTRSISPGSPYIGGTQRNAVAGNLRNYNETEIEAGLPLWLPGQRDALEATVSSGVIEIEEKIGLRRLDVAGLLRDAWWTAQRTARETTVARNRVATAREIGSDMTRRVELGEAAQADALLAKNELLAAETELAQAEGAEKVARVNYAALTGGATPDGALESIKPPGDIEDHPALRAPLAALRRAETQLQLVEATPIDNPDVGVFGRQEHNRQYSTDPSQSVTDQRTDATTVGVRIRIPLPTEGRQAPRQAEALAEMTRARAEYEKAERVVLADIKAARANLAAAQKAAGLANKRLSVANEQFELSRKSFALGEISAFDLYRVRQLQLDAQRAQASASVNVGAAVSRVNQAQGYAP
- a CDS encoding efflux RND transporter permease subunit, translated to MLEQLIHFSLRQRLITFLCALFVAAWGAVSYLKLPIDAFPDVAPVQVLVAMRAPGLTPEELEARVTAPIEIAAKGIPSLTHMRSTTRYSIALITFEFAEGTDIYWARAQVNERLSQVQDQLPAGASGGLAPIVTPLGEMVMFTIVGGDLTPKEQRSLFDFTIRPAIRGLPGVADLNVLGGYVRTFEVAPSPSAMAARGVTVEMLESALKDNNRNDGAGRVQDGEEALLVRAEGRLRSLEDIRSVVIAARPTGVVRVGDVAEVRNGALPRNGVVSRNGQEEAVWGLVLGLRGADARTVVSGVKTRLAELAPTLPKGVTIEIFYDRSELIGKAVWTVQKVLIEAIVLVVILLVLFLGNLRAALVVSVILPLAALATFGVMRWWGLSANIMSLGGLAIAIGLLVDCAVVVVENVEHRLADAHDASFADRVFMTFEATREVAPPLVSGVVIIVTVFLPLLSLEGLEGRLFAPVALTIAFALGSALLLSLTVVPALSATLLRPGHGGEPWLVRKIAAIYEPLLQRALARPLVVAAIALGGLAIAGVAGSRIGQTFMPVMNEGTPVITIRKHPTISVAVAAETDRRIQREIMTKVPEVKGMMARAGADELGIDPVGLNETDNFLTLAPQKEWRGRGMDWLLDEIRAVLDGIPGISYAFSQPIDMRVQEMIIGARGDVVVKIFGDDINELNRLARDVAAQLKTIPGARDVFALQNDGMRYLTARVDRLAAGRFGLDASDIQDALRVWVDGQQVGIVLEGPIRTPLVVRGSETSRRSSVDFARLPMVSNDGKVVELSQLADVKIENGPIQVIREEGRRFATVLANVEGRDLVGFVDDAKTAVAHHVTTPRGYAYQWGGQFENQQRASARLAIVVPIALALIFLLLYFTFNSALQATLVFCNVPFAAIGGILALWLSGEFLSVPASVGFIALIGIAVLNGVVLISYINKLMAEGVGTTRDAVVEGARRRMRPVTLTATIAAFGLIPFLFATGPGAEIQRPLAIVVIGGLITATTLTLVLLPILYDRAMSWRLRRKRNSIAVQRTASL